The following are from one region of the Marinomonas sp. CT5 genome:
- a CDS encoding phosphate ABC transporter substrate-binding protein PstS family protein, with product MKKLVAGLAMTAAVGVSVNAFADVDSNLMSYSKASGVSGNISSVGSDTLANLMTLWAEDFKRLYPNVNIQIQAAGSSTAPPALTEGTSNFGPMSRMMKDKEVAAFEKKYGYKPTAIPVAIDALAVFVHKDNPIKGLSLPEVDAIFSSTRKGGHKEDITTWGKAGLTGAWANRDIQLFGRNSVSGTYGYFKEHALFKGDYKNSVNEQPGSASVVQSVSTSLNGIGYSGIGYKTSSVRAVPLTKKEGGKFIDATVENAATGKYPLSRFLYVYVNKAPNKPLAPLQREFIKMVLSKMGQQVVVKDGYVPLPAKVATKYLKDLGIN from the coding sequence ATGAAAAAACTAGTTGCAGGTTTAGCGATGACAGCGGCAGTAGGCGTTTCTGTTAACGCTTTTGCAGATGTTGATTCAAATTTGATGTCTTACAGCAAAGCAAGTGGCGTTTCTGGCAATATTTCAAGTGTTGGCTCTGACACCCTAGCAAATCTAATGACATTGTGGGCGGAAGATTTCAAACGTTTATACCCAAATGTAAACATTCAAATTCAAGCAGCTGGTTCTTCTACTGCGCCACCAGCGTTGACAGAAGGTACGTCTAACTTCGGTCCTATGTCTCGTATGATGAAAGACAAAGAAGTGGCTGCGTTTGAGAAAAAATACGGTTACAAGCCAACCGCTATTCCAGTGGCGATCGATGCTCTAGCGGTTTTTGTACACAAAGATAACCCAATCAAAGGTTTGTCTCTTCCTGAAGTCGATGCGATTTTCTCTTCTACTCGTAAAGGTGGTCATAAAGAAGACATCACGACTTGGGGTAAAGCAGGTTTGACTGGCGCTTGGGCGAACCGTGACATTCAATTGTTTGGTCGTAACTCTGTGTCTGGCACTTACGGTTACTTTAAAGAGCACGCACTTTTCAAAGGTGACTACAAAAACAGTGTAAACGAGCAACCAGGATCGGCTTCTGTTGTTCAGTCTGTTTCTACTTCTCTTAACGGTATTGGTTACTCTGGTATCGGTTACAAAACCTCTTCTGTACGTGCTGTACCTTTGACCAAGAAAGAAGGTGGTAAATTCATCGATGCAACGGTTGAAAACGCGGCAACAGGTAAATACCCATTGTCTCGCTTCCTATACGTTTACGTAAACAAAGCGCCTAATAAGCCGCTTGCACCACTACAACGTGAATTCATAAAAATGGTTCTGTCTAAAATGGGCCAACAGGTTGTTGTAAAAGATGGCTACGTTCCTCTACCAGCTAAAGTGGCTACTAAATACTTGAAAGATTTAGGTATTAACTAA